One genomic region from Pan troglodytes isolate AG18354 chromosome 14, NHGRI_mPanTro3-v2.0_pri, whole genome shotgun sequence encodes:
- the LOC746049 gene encoding protein SGT1 homolog, with amino-acid sequence MKQELTKALKQKPDDAQYYCQRAYCHILLGNYCVAVANTKKSCELNPNNSTAMLRKGGWRHGVLLCHPSLSAMAPS; translated from the exons ATGAAGCAG GAGCTGACTAAGGCTTTGAAACAGAAACCAGATGATGCACAATATTATTGTCAAAGAGCTTATTGTCACATTCTTCTTGGGAATTACTGTG TTGCTGTTGCCAACACAAAGAAGTCTTGTGAACTCAATCCAAATAATTCCACTGCTATGCTGAGAAAAGG gggcTGGCggcatggagtcttgctctgtcacccatccttgagtgcaatggcaccatcttag